From the genome of Triticum aestivum cultivar Chinese Spring chromosome 1A, IWGSC CS RefSeq v2.1, whole genome shotgun sequence:
ATGCAGAGACCATGCTTGCGTGGTTATTTTTGCAGCAATCAGGTCGTCGAGTTTTTGTAACAATACACTTGAGGCCGAGCTTGCTGCAATCCGGGAAGGAATCTACCTCGCCTTGAGCTGGACGGAGCTCAACTTCATGGTAAAAAATGATTGTGCTGAACCGATCTAGATGATCGAGAAGCCGAGAAAGGACCGGTCGATGCATGCACAATTGCACATCATGTTCTGGAGATTAGATCACTGTTGTCGGTTAGAAAAGGTTAAGCGTGAAGGTAATGTAGCCGGTCATAGCATTGCCTCTCCGGGTACATTGCAAGAGCGAATCAACCTGtggagttggttaggtggacagtggtatccccaacccactaaggtttaaatcctggtgcttgcattattcttggatttatttcaggatttccgacgatgcgctttcagtgggaggagacgttcccgtcgacgacgaggcgcctacggtaacttcgtaaatctcaagatgatatgccggctcagtctctcggagctGCTTAtatgggtagggtgtgcgtgtgtgcgttcatagggatgagcgCATGcacatgtatatgagcgcttgtgtctgtattgATGCTAAAAAAAAAAGAGCGCACTGCTTGTTGGTTGTGTAATACACCGGAGGAAATCACTAGCATCGTGGCTGCCGATTGTCATAACCTTATGCCTTGATGAATAAATATCATTTCCATGAAAAAAATGGAGAAGAAGGTCACAATGATGATCCAACTGGTGGGTACACCTCGCAGGGATTTTGCAAATTCACCCACGAGGTACACATGAACAATGTTCTGaagtttttcaaaaacaaaaaagttCAGAAGTTGCTTGTCAAAATTACTGATATAGTCTGTCCAAGCAATTACCCTTTTTGGTGCTAGGTCTACTGATTTTCTAATCGGGGAAGAAGCAGGGGGGAATTGCAAAAGAGAGCTCCACGTTCGCTCGCCCCGTCCGTGAAGAGCCATGGCGGCCGCGGCCACGATCCTCGAGTTGGACCCTTCACACGAGCGCGCCGGCCGCGTCATCGACGACATCGTGCGGCTGGAGAAGAGGATCTTCCCGAAGCACGAGTCGCTGGCGCGCTCGTTCCACGACGAGCTCAAGCGCCGGAACACCGGCCTGATCTACTCGACGtccggcgtcggcgacgacgaggagGTCGCCGGCTACGCCATGTACACCTGCGCCACCTCCCTCTGCGCCTCCATCACCAAACTCGCCGGTGAGCCTCCCGCACTGACTTTTATCACCCCGCCCGGTCGAAACTCCGTACTCAGAGTCGCCGCAAGCTTTTGGTCTGAACTTTTGGCGCGTGCGTGCGTGCAGTGAAGGAGAGCTGCCGGAGGCAGGGCCTCGGCGAGGCGCTCCTGCAGGCCGCCGTCGAGAAGTGCCGGAGGAGGCGGGTCCAGCGGGTGTCCCTCCACGTCGACCCGGCGAGGACGGCCGCGGTGGCGCTTTACCGGAAGGCCGGGTTCCAGGTGGACGCCACCATCGAGGGCTACTACTCCGCACAGAGGAATGCTTACCGGATGTACATGGATCTCTAGAAATCATCAGGATCGGAGCATCAAGGCTTCTTCACTCCGCCGATTGTGCTGTTGTTGAGttcaaattgttttcttcttcttctgaatttaCATGAGAGTTGAACTTATTTACTGTGAAATGTCTGCGCTTCAAATGGCCCCAAATAACAGTATCTCGGTAAAAATCTGCGGATGTATTACTCATTTATGATGTTGCAGTTTCAGACTAACAGACATTACCAAATGCAAATATTGTTGCTAAGGTCCCTCCTAATGTTCCATCCTGTATAGGTGCTAAGACTGCTATGTAGGCAAAAAAAACTGATGTGACAAGGTAATTAAGACGAGAGAGATGAGGATGGCGATCCAGAAAGAAACAATGCTAAGCGCGAAAAACCTAGGCAATAGACTTAAATGAAACAATCCCATCAATGAATGaagaattttatttgcaaaatTATTAAATggatgcttagcaccaacaagttaagcgCCTATGTATTGGGGGTTTTAGTTGTTAAAGTTTTCAATATGTTTAGCACTTTATGTAAGTGCCAATGCATTGGAAGTAGTCGGCCAACTTCACTGTAGTATTATCACTTTGCAGCAAGAGAATATGATTTAATGCAACTCCTTATTGTTACTCTCTTTTTTTCGATTTATAGGGCTCAATTTAAAAATTTCAcaaaccaaggtagatgatgagtggtgaaatactttttgtagtttgcaaaagtaccTAACTAATACTCTTGTTTTTCTAAAAAATTATGTTtatgaatgcattaattgcaatgcatgcatgcataaagtacatgcattgatcaattttctcttaattcttacatgcaatgatttaatgcaccttagaATCTGAATATGTGATGAGAAACAACCAAATTAAGCCTTATGAAATGGAGAAATTAAAATTTTAAAtaataagccctataaaccagaaaggagggagtatgtcaATTTCACAAGCATTAATTAGTACTCTCTCCTGTCCATATTAATTGTCACagctttagtactccctccgtcacagtttaaaACACAGTTAAATTTGCGTACGTTTTCACAATAAACAATGTTTagggcgcattgcatttatttctagtagctaTTTAGTACTACTTTTATATGCACGCATAGTAAGAATGCTATTTTTTAGTCCATTTCACAACCAATAGATAAGCAACTAGGTCCTAGAGAATTTTCAAgcgcgccttctaaaccgtgacggagggagtagtacaactTTAGTAATATAATTTTATAGCATGAAAATTACAGATGCAAACTGCGAAGAAAAATCTTAAGAAACAAGTACCAGCTTCAGTGCTCAAACCTGAAGACAGTTATACAAAGGGGGGAAACATGGAAGGATATTAAACAGCACCGCCTCCATTTGGGGCCAGCTACAGTTCTCTATTAACAGAGCCATGTGAGATATATACAAACTGGCTGGATATGCTTAGCTTAAGCATGCAGGTACGCACTAAATAAGATCTAAAGCACAAACAAAAGGTTTGCGACTACAAATGCGACAGTTCAGGCACTTCGAAGGGCTTGGGTACAGGCATGGAAACCAGAGAGCTTGGGGGAGCTTCCCAAATAGATTAAAAGGAGCTGGGCACTTGGCTGAGGACCTTGATAAGGGGAGTGCCGCACCATTCATTTTATGTGGGAATCGTAGACACTGAAGATGACATCAGGCACGATCAGAGGGAGCTTGTTTATGTACATGAACAGCCGTCTGAGGTTCTCTCTTGATACCGTCTCCATGTCGACCACGTCGTCGTCCTCGACGTAAATCCACAAGTCACCAGGGTCAGTCTTCTTCAAGTTGTCGCGGCAGAATGGGCAGGACTGTGACCTCGAGTTCCTGCAATATACAATAATTTTTCTGTTAAAACATTGTTTTGGAACAACAAACAGACGTTGTAACGGTCGTAACTACATGGCAGCTCCAGAAGTATAGGAGAACATTCCATGTTATGCTGCCAGATAAGCTGTTCATGGGctgcaagaaaagaaaatagatcATATCTATTGTAGGAACACCACGTGGAAGTTGTTAAACAACTGATACAGTAAACACATGAATCACCACATGGCACTATAAGCGTTTTCAAAAACATGAAACTACGTTGATCTGCAGAACCCACACAGCGTCTAACTAGTGAATGGCCAGCTAAAGTAAATGTAAGTACGACCTAAGCCTACACTATCATATCCCTAATTAATTGACAAAGCACACTGTCTGGATTACACAGATGGTGCACAAAAAGCATGTACACAAACTGGACCAAAAACTAATAGAACAGTCAGTGCTCAATAAAATACATAGTTATGTTGTTCAGAGCAAAGAACAACAGAATACAGTTCAGGGAAGTCTCAAGTCGTCAGTCAATGCATTTTTAGACTATCCGCAGTTTGCAAATTGGACGTCCACTTTGTAGGGTGTTGCTCATTTCAGGAATGTATGATGGAACCCATAGTAATGGAGATACATAACAAAAATTGCTGCATCATTCAGAAAGTACTATTCCTGTTCTGTTTAGCCACTCGAAATCAAAATGATGCCATATTTAGAAGGCTTGATATTGTGTATAAGGCTATAAGAACAGGAATGTGGAGAAGCAACCTGAAAATGAGGCATAAGCTTATCCACAAGTCAACGCTATAAACAGCTCCACATTTGGTTTTGTGGGGTGTAAACTTCCATTATTCTCAAGAGACATCCATGCGACAGAAGGATAATAGGGAGTGTAGCCAACATACATAACACGAGGCACTAGAGAGAGGCGAAAACCTATCTATAAAGCCACATTATCAACGCCTCAATGTTTGGTAGGGTGTGGGAGGGTTATACGCCACTGAAATGCAATCACACGAAACGCATGGGGAGAAGCTGAAAGTTTGTGCATACCAGTCCTGATAGCATCTGAGACACATCGCATGTGTGCAGTTGGGCAACACAACTTTGCTGTTCATCTCCATGCAGATCCCACATTCCTCCTCCCTCTCAGCATCAACATCAGATAAGCTGCTTGTTTCGTCTTCATCTCTCCTTCTGTACCTCTCCATACACACGGCCTTCTGCTTCTTGTCCTCCATATCAGTGATCCCTCTTTGCAGTTGCAGCAAAGAAGGAAATATTACAGCTGTATAACAATTCCAGTCAATAAAACAGTACAATCAGTATACAAGCAGCATAGTCAGACCTTCGGCTAAAGTAACAAGGAACTCATCTCATACCATAGAATTCCTTGATGCTGGCTTTCCTCTCATGGGTCGACATGGTGGTTGTGCCATCGACGTAGACCTGCAGGACGAGCTACAATCTCATTAAAGCACGAGCAGCGAACCAACAGCCATGATGAGGTTGAACAAGCAACGGAACCTTGTATATGAGGATCCTCATCAATCCGAGAGCCCCAGCGAGGCTGCAGTCCGTCCACTGCACCAGGAAGAGGAATATGTGCGCGGCGGGGCTAAACGACAGCCGCATCTGCAGGCACGCCCCATCGTACTCCCGCGGAAATTCAGTCGCCCTGCACGTCAGATAGATCACTTGAGGTCAGAGATCCCACTCCCTTGCCCTGAATCGCACTAGCTGCCTTATCCTCCCCCTTTTCGTCTAAAGGATTAGCATAATTTAGAACGCAAACACATGGGGCAGAGTGTTTTAATATGACATGGGGAACACATGTGATctcttcctcctcccgctgctGATCTGCCACCATTCCACCGCCCGTGGGCACACGGATAATGATAATAATGCCAGTCTAAATGACTGCCATGCCAGACCAACCCCCGCTATGAATTCCGCCTGAGGAACCGGAGGCGCCGACGCGCGgttcacccacccacccacccaccgaTCGGTCGGTCGGTCGATCGATCTCGCAGGCCGCATTGCTCGGTCGCGGCGGACGCTCGAGGCGTCCCACGAGCCCCACGGAAACCCATGGGCCGATCCCTCTCACCGAGGAAGGGGAGAGCGGGCGGCGAGCAGGCAAATTTGGGGCGAAATTCGGAGACGGGGCGTCGGAATCGGGGGCGCTTACAGGGTGTTGGCGTGCTGGATGTCAGCTTCGAGCACCTTGAGGGAGTCCCTGTACGCCttccgcatcctcctcctccgccgccgccctcgcccttcTCATCCAACCCCGGCGCACGCGCCACGCAGCTAGCCCTCGCCTGCGGAGCCCCCTCCCTCCTCGATCGCGCTGTGGAGCCCTCGCGGCGGCTAGGCGACTGCGGCCCGCGATTGCATTCGGGATCCCTGGCCTGGCCTCGGGGTGGGCgtcgggggagggagggaggagtggTGGTCTTTgaagaggaggagaggggggaggggggaggggggaaggaATGGGGAGGCGAGTGTGCCGTGCGTGCGTGCCGGATGCGCGGActggggggaggagggaggaggagcgcgcgccggggcgggggcggggcggcgacaCGTGTGGCGCGGCGGGTGTGGATGCGTCGGGAAGCGTGAGGGAGGTGGAGCCGGGCCCGTGGTAAGAGGCGCGTGTACAGGGAACCGACGACAAGGCTGCGGAGGAACAACGTGAGGTGCCGCTCGATCGGGTCGATGTGTTATCGCTATCG
Proteins encoded in this window:
- the LOC123047232 gene encoding E3 ubiquitin-protein ligase AIRP2 yields the protein MRKAYRDSLKVLEADIQHANTLATEFPREYDGACLQMRLSFSPAAHIFLFLVQWTDCSLAGALGLMRILIYKVYVDGTTTMSTHERKASIKEFYAVIFPSLLQLQRGITDMEDKKQKAVCMERYRRRDEDETSSLSDVDAEREEECGICMEMNSKVVLPNCTHAMCLRCYQDWNSRSQSCPFCRDNLKKTDPGDLWIYVEDDDVVDMETVSRENLRRLFMYINKLPLIVPDVIFSVYDSHIK
- the LOC123121450 gene encoding putative [ribosomal protein S18]-alanine N-acetyltransferase, which gives rise to MAAAATILELDPSHERAGRVIDDIVRLEKRIFPKHESLARSFHDELKRRNTGLIYSTSGVGDDEEVAGYAMYTCATSLCASITKLAVKESCRRQGLGEALLQAAVEKCRRRRVQRVSLHVDPARTAAVALYRKAGFQVDATIEGYYSAQRNAYRMYMDL